TTACAGATTTAGATTCAAAAAAAGTTGTATACGCAAATAATTTATTTTTAGAAAAATTTGAATACACAAAAGATGAGTTAGTACATTTAGATATTTCAGATATTAGAAAGCAAAAAGAAAACAAACCTTTTAATACTTTAAAAAAAGAGTTAGAAACGACAAAAAGTAGTATTACATATGCTAAATATTTTTCAAAATCAGGTAATAAATACTCCTTAGAATCAAGTAATAAACTTCAAAAAATAAACAATAAAAACTATTTAGTAAGCATAGCAAGAGAAATAACAGAAAAACTAGAGAAAGAGTTTTTAATAAAAAAAGAACTAAATATAAAAATAGCTGAAATTGAAAATCAAAAAATATTTTTAAATACTTTACTAAAAAACAATCCAACAGCAATCTTTTATAAAAATATTCATGGAAAATATTTAGGTTGCAACAAAGCTTGGGAAAAATTAACAGGAATCAAAGAAGATGAAGTATTGGGAAAATCGGTTTTTGATATAGCTCCTAAAGATATTGCAAAAATTTATTTTGAAGAAGATAAAAAAGTATTTTCCCTTGAAGAGAGTCCTCAAATATATCAAGCAGAAGTTTACAACAAATCAATTGATAAAAGATTTGATGTTGTTTTTTATAAATCAGCATATTTTGATGCAAAAGGTGAAGTATTAGGTCTAATTGGAGTTGTTATTGATGTGACACAAGTTATGAAATTAGAAAAAGAGAAAGAAAAAAAAGAAAAAATCATATACCAACAATCAAAAATGGCAGCAATGGGTGAAATGATAGAGAATATAGCTCACCAATGGAGACAACCCCTTTCAACTATGACAGTAAGTGCTAGTGGAATAAAAATGCAAAAAGAGTTTGGAATTTTAAAAGATGAAAGTTTAAGTGAATTTATTGAAGCCATATTAGAATCCTCAAAGCATCTTTCACAAACAATAGATGATTTTAGGAATTTTTTCAAAACTACAAAATATGAAGAAATTTTTAATATCAAAAATATTTTTAATAAAACACTAGTTTTACTCTCATCAAAATTTAAAAATAGAAATATCAAAATAGAACAAGATATACAAAGTGTTGAAATAAAATCATTACAAAATGAATTAATACATGTTATTTTAAATATATTGAATAATTCAAATGATGCTTTAGAAAAACTTGATATAGAAGAAAAAACTATTTTTATTAAAAGTGAAAAATATTTAACAAACAAATTAAAAATTGAAATAAGTGACAATGCTGGTGGGATTAATGAAAATATAATATTTAAGATATTTGATCCATACTTTACTACAAAACATCAAAGCCAAGGAACAGGAATAGGACTTTATATGACTAAAGAGATAGTAAATAAACACTTAAATGGCTCAATAGATGTAAAAAATATAGATTTTAGTTATAAAGAAAAAAATTACACAGGAGCAAAGTTTACAATAATACTTCCTATATAAATAAGGTTTATTTAAGTATTTAATACATAGAATCTATACAAAAAATAAGGAAATTCATGGAAAATTATGAACAAATAGTAGTTCTTATAATTGTATTTTCAGCTTCATTTATAACTTGGAAGTTAGTAAAAGACTTTTATAAAACAAAAATCCATATGATTTTTGCTCACTTAATTGCTATTGCAACAGCATCTTTTATGCTACTTTCTACAATGTTTTTATTTATGCCTAAAAACTATGTAAAAGGACAAACTGCCGAAGTAGAACTATCATTTATTTCTATCATAATTGTTATAGCAATGGTAGGAATCATATACTTCTTTTTTAAATATATCCCATCTAAAGATAAATAATATTTATCTTTAGAACAGGCATCACATCTATAAGTTAAACTTATATTATACTACATAATTTAATAATTATATTTTATTGATTTATATCAATGATAATTAAAATCATTTTCGTTATACTTTTGAAAATTTTATAACACAGGAATAAAAATGTATCTTAAAATATTTGTTTTACTCATTATATCATTTCAGATAAGTTTATCAAAAGAAAATAGATTGATTATTGCAGGTCCTATTGCAACGGTTTCACACCCATTTTTTCATATAATAAAAACCAATGCATTAAATGATGTAACAAATAATTTAGAATTTAAACTTTGGAAAAATCCCGATGAACTAAGAAGTTTAATATTAAATAACAATGTTGACATTATAGCAATACCTACAAATGTTGCTGCAAATTTATATAATAAAAAACAAGATATAAAACTACTTGGAGTTTCAATTTGGGGGATACTTGGTTTAATAAGTAGAGATAATAATTTAAAAACACTAAAAGATTTTAAAAACAAAGAAATAGTTGTTCCTTTTAGACAAGACATGCCAGATATTGTATTAAAACAGCTTATAAAAAAACAGGGAATGGATATTCACAAGGATTTTAAAATTAGATATGCAAGTTCTCCTATTGATGCAATGCAAATGCTTATTTTAAGACAAGTTGATCATGCACTACTTGCAGAACCTGCTATATCTATTGCTTTAAGAAAAACAAAATCTTTTCCTTTAAAACTTGTTGCTCCTGATTTATATAGAAGTGTAAATCTACAGGAGGAATGGGGGAAAACTTTTAATACAAAAGAACAAGTTCCTCAAGCAGGAATTGCTATACTTGGGAAACTATCAAATAATAAATATTTAATAAAAAGATTTGAACAAGAGTATATAAAATCTCTTAACTGGTATAAAAATAATCCTAAAAAAGCTTCAAAATTAACTGTTGCAAATTTAAAAATGCTTGAAGAAAAAGGTTTAACTGATTCTATTAAATATGTAGATATAGAATATAAAAAAGCAATTGATTCAAAAGATGATATTGAAGAATTTTTCAAAATTTTAATGCAAAGTAATCCCAAACTAATTGGAAGTAAACTTCCAGATTCTAATTTCTACTATAAAGATTAAATATGAAATTTATATTTAAAATATTAAAAGATTTTCCTAAATATCTATTTAGTGGATTAACCTCTATTGCATCTATTTTTTTGTTTATAGCACTTTGGGATATGACAAATCAACTTTATGGAACATTAGTATTACCTTCACCTAAAGAGACATTCATAACTTTATATGAGCTTTTAAATGATGAAATAATTTATGGTGAAATAAAATTGACTATTTATAGAGCATTTTATGGTTTTTTTTTATCCTTAATTATTGGAACAATACTTGGAGTATTAGCAGGTTTTTTTGCAACTGCATCTATTATGAGTAGACCAATTGTTACTATTTTAGTAGGAATGCCTCCAATTGCTTGGATAGTACTTGCAATGATTTGGTTTGGGATGAGTGATAAAACTGTTATTTTTACTGTTGTTATAGCATCTTTTCCTATTATATTTGTAGGATCTTTACAAGGTACAAGAACTTTAGATTCAGATTTAAAAGAGATGGCACAAAGTTTTAATCTACCTTTTAAAATGAAATTATTTGACATATACTTTCCACACATCTTCTCTTATGTATTTCCTGCTTGGGTTAGTGCTTTAGGAATGAGTTGGAAAATAGTTGTTATGGCTGAATTACTATCTTCAAATAGTGGTATTGGTGCACAATTAGCAATTGCAAGAAGTTTACTTGATACCCCAACAGCTCTAGCTTTAGTAATAATAATGATTGGTTCACTTTTATTTATTGAATATATCATATTAGAACCAATTAAAAGAGAGGTTGAATCATGGAGAGACTAGAGGTAAAAAATTTATCATTCTCTTTTGGAGTAACACAAGTATTAGATGAAATAAACTTTACTTTAAACAAAGGTCATGTTTTATCAATAGTTGGTCCAAGTGGTGGAGGCAAAAGTACTTTATTGAAATTATGTGCAAATATTTTAAATATTGAGCAAGGAGAGATTAATAACTCTTTTAAATATTGTTCTTTTGCTTTTCAAGATACAAGATTGCTTCCATGGAAAAATGTTATTGACAATATTAGCTTAAGCTTATTAGCAAAAAATATAAATAAAAAAGAAGCATTATTAAAAGCAGAAAATATTGCAATTAAAATGGGATTAAAACAAGAAGATTTTGATAAATTTCCAAAAGATTTAAGTGGAGGGATGAAACAAAGAGTTTCATTTGCAAGAGCTTTAGTTATAAATCCAAAACTTCTATTTTTAGATGAACCATTTTCTGCACTTGATATTGGTTTAAAAAAAGAGTTACAAGAGTATTTAATCAACTTAGTTGAGAATGAAAACCTCAGTATATTATTTATTACTCATGATTTAATGGAAGCTGTAAAATTAAGTGATGAGATTTTGGTTTTAGAACCAAATCCAGGAAGAGTAGTTAAAAGTTTTAAAATAGATGAACAAAAAAGTTTAAGAGATACTAACTTTGTATATAAAACAAGTGCAAAACTTTTAAACAACAAATATATAATTGATACATTTTTCAAAGGATAATTATGCAAAAAAGTGAACATTATGGAAGTTATCCAAAAAATATTAATCCTCCTATTTATTTAGCATATGCATTTAGAATTTTTTTCCTAATATTACCATATTACATAGTATTGAATATTATTTTATGGGGATTTGTTTATTCTGGCTATTTAAATCTAAACTTTATGGATGATATATTAACCTGGCATATTTATGAGTTTCTATATGGAGTTGGAAGTGCAGGAATATGTGCATTTGTATTAACTGCTGTTCCTGAATTTTTTAAAAAAGAATTACCAGTTGTTGATAAGAAGTTACTATATATCTTTATTATGTGGATTTTAGGAAGAGTTAGTTTTTGGTTTATTGATTATATACATATATATATTGTTGCTTTTTTAAACTGCTTTTTACTTCTTTATACTATTTATTTAGTCTATAAACCTTTTTTTAAAGATAATAATCAAAAACATACTTCAATTTTAATTTGTATAATAACTATATTTTTAATTCAAGTACTATTTTTTCTATCATATACAAGTTTAATAAATATAAATTCATTTGAAATATTAAAATTTTCATTATCTTTTTTTATGATTTTAATACTACTTGTTTTAAGAAGAGTGAACATGGAAACAGTAAATAATTTACTTGAAAAAAAAGATATTAATAAAGTATTTTTAGCAAAATCATTTAGATATAATATCGCAATATTTACTATTATAATCTTTGCAACAGTTAGTTTATTTTTTCCTAACAATTATGCTCTTACATGGATCGCTTTTGCTTGTAGTTTTGCTATATTATCTTTACTTAATGATTACTTTATTCAAGAACCATCTATTTTTAAAAGTTATTTAATACTTAGTCTAATATCTCTTATTTTAATAATGAGCTTAGGTTACTTTTCAATTGGATATGCTTTTTTAATGCAAGAATTTTTTGAAATATCTAATTATATTCATTTTTTAACAACTGGTGCTTTTGGTCTTGCTTTTTATTTAGTAATGGTAGTTGTATCATATGTTCATACAGGAAGAGAATTAGTAATTGAAAATAAAGCTTTTTTAGGGGCTTTATTAATCATATTTGCAACTATATTAAGAGTCTTTTTTGAAAGTCAAAATATATATCTTATTTCCACAATATTTTGGGCAAGTGCATTTTTAATCTATAGTTTTTCATATTCATCATATTTATTAAAAAAAAGAGTAGATAACCTTCCTGGGTAATCCTACTTTTTTTTTAGATAATTATTGATAATAATTATCACAATTCATATCATAAAGGTAACATAAAATGAAAAAAAAATTAGTTTTGTCTTCAATTGTATCTATTTTATTATTACAAAATAGTATAAATGCAAATACAAAAATAGATAGCGTTACAGTAACAACAGCAACTAAAACACAAAGAACAATTGATGGAGTAAGTGCTTCAATTCAAGTAATTACACAAAAAGATATTAAAAGGATAAATGCTGAATCATTAAAAGATATCATAAAAAAATTATCAGGATTAACAATTCAGTATGGAACATTCCCTAGTGCTAGTTCAAAATCAAAATCTTCCATATCAATTAGAGGTATGAGTGCAAATGGTACTTTATTTTTAATTGATGGAAGAAGAATGGCAGGAGAAGTAAAAAATCCTTATGACTTAGATAGAATTCCTGCAAGTTCAATACAAAGAATAGAGATAGTAAAAGGCCCAATGTCTACACTTTATGGAGCAGATGCTTTAGGTGGAGTAATTAATATTATTACAAAAAAACCTACAGAAGATGTTCAAGTTGATTTTTCAGTAAGATATGGACAAAATAAAGATGGTGATGCAAAAAATAAAAATGCATCATTTTCATTAAGAGGTAAAAAAGATAAATTACTTTATTCAATATATGCAAATAGCACAAACACTACACCATATACACAAAAAGAAAAAGCAAATGTACTAGTAAATCAAATAGGAGGACCTAATCATGGAAGTAAACAAAAACCATCAAACCTTACACCAGGAACTCCTTCTTATGCATTAAGTGGTCTAAATGATATATATAATCATGATGTTACATATAAAGAAGATAGTCAAACTTATACCGTTGGTGGAAGATTTGATTATTTAATTAGTGATAATTCAAAAGTTGGTTTAGATATTAATTACTTTGATGAAACAAGAGATGGTTCATACGTGGGATACTTTCACCCATCAAATATAAGTCCAGCACCTGGCAAAAAAATTCCAGTTTTTAATATTCCAGTTAATTCAAAAGATGAAAATGAAAGATTAGATTTAGGTTTTGATTTTGAAACTAATATTAATGAAGATTTAATTTTAAAATTAAGAGCATATAGAAGTTATTATGAAAAAAGAAATACAACAACAGCAAAATATTTTAAACAAATGGGATATGATAGTAAATCTCAATCAGCAAGTAATGGAATGAATGCAAATGTTGAAATTTTCACATATGAAGCTTTAATTAATTATATAGTAAATGATTCTCACTTACTAACAGCAGGAGTTGAAAAAAGAGATGAAGAAAGAGAAGCTAGTGTATTTACAAATAGTACTGATATGAGTATAAAAAAAGTAGATTATAAAGCTATTTATTTACAAGATGAATGGAAAATAAATGAAACTTTAAATGCGACACTTGGACTTAGATATGATAAAGTATCTAATGCAGAAAATAAAACAACATTTAAAGTAGGTCTTGTAAAAAATTTCTCTAAAGAATTAAATTTAAGAACTAACTTTGCACAAGGATATAGAACACCAGATATTAGAGAGATGTATATTAACAAACAAACACCAAATGGTTTACAACAAGGTGCTGATGTAGCTGGATATGATTTAAAACCAGAGTTTACAAACTCTTATGAAATAGGAATTTTTGGAGAGTATAAAGACTTAAGATATAGTAGTTCTATATTTTTAAATGATATTGATGATAGAATTTCACAAGTTTTAAAATCTAATGGTACTAGTAGCTATTATACTTTTGAAAATGTTAGTAGTGCTCAAACAAAAGGATTTGAACTAGATTTAACATATGATATTTTAAGTAATTTAAGTACTACTTTAAGTTACACCGAACTTCAAACTAAGAATAAAGATACAAATAAAGATTTGGAATTTAACCCAAAGAGAACTATCAATTTAAGTTTTGAATATCTTCCTACAGATAATTTTGTTCTTATTTTAAGTAGTAGACACATAGGAAAACAATACTATCAAGAAAATATAAATAATACTAAAAAAGATAAATATACAAATAATTACACTCTTTTTGATTTAAGTGCAAACTATAAAATTAACAAAAATAGTGAATTCTTTTTTGGAGTTGATAATATCTTCGATAAAGAAGTAAATGACGTAATTGGTTCAAATATTGGTACTTTTTTCTACACTGGTATGAAATTTATCTTCTAATTAATAATCTTGTAAGCTTAAACCTGATAATAATTTACACAAATTTTTTACAAGGGATTACATGGAAGACTTTTTTATAATACGATTAGGCGAGGACGAATATAGCAATCATTTAGAATATGATGAGATGGCTATTGAGTATTGTGTTGATATTTTAGATATTCCTGAAGATAAAATTGAGGGCGTAAATATTTTAAATGACCATAAAATTGAGTTAACACTTCAAGATTTAGAAAAAGAAGATGTTACAGAAGATTGGTATGTTAATCTTCATAAAATTAGTGATTAAATGCAACTAAGTTGCATTTAATCTTTTATTCTCTACTATTTCTATCAACTATTATTAAATAATAGTGATAACAACTATCAATATAAGCTTATATTAATAATAATTCTCGTAATATTTTATCGCGCGAATTAGTTCTTCTAATAACACACACATAAGGAAAAATAATGAAAAGACAATTAAGTTTAATTGCTAGTGCCGCAATTTTAAGTGCAAGTTCTGTTTATGCAGATTCAAATTCTATTGATGAAGCTTTTAAAAATGGGAAAATAAGTGGAGATGTATCAGTACACTATGAAACATGGGATAGAAATAATGGAGAAGAAGATAGTAGTTTTTCAACTCCATCTGTTGGATTAAAATTTGAAACTGACTCATTTAAAGGTTTCTCTGCTGCTGTAGGATTTAGAGGGAATACACAAACTTCTGAAAAAAACCATAACGATTATGAAGATACAATGGCAGAAGATGGTTCAGTAACAGAAGCATATCTTCACTATGAAAATGATATTTTTGCCCTAAGAGCTGGTAGACAAGAGATTGATTTAGAGTGGTTAGGAGATTATAATGATGGTGTTGTTGGTATCTTAAAAGCAATTCCATACACTACTTTAACTGCAGGATACACAAATAGACAAGCTGAAATTACTTTAGATACACATGATGATTTTTCAAGATTTGAAAATAAAAAAGGTAATAATACAGAAGCATATGTAATTGATGCAAAAGTTGAACCTTTAAAAGGTTTAGTATTTAATCCATACTTTTATACAGCAGATGATATTGCTGATTATTATGGTTTAAAAGCTGATTATGATACTGATTTATTTGGTTTAACTGCTCACTATGCAGCTTCAAATGAGGATAATCCAAGTGGCGTAGAAAAAATGGAAGATGGAAGTATTTATAATTTAGAAGGTAGATTAAATATTGACTCTTTTACTTTAAAAGCTGGATATATTAAAACAGATAGTGACGGAGCAATTGGTTCAATGGATTCATTAGGTGATAATATTGACCCAACAGAAGAGTTAGGTGATGCAGTTTATGGAACAGATGCAAAATCTTACTACTTTGGTGTAGGTTATACATATAATGCTTTAGAGCTTTCTGCACTTTACACACATGCAGATCATAATGTAGACTCAAGAAGCGTAGATGACAAAGAGATTACATTAGCAGCTGCTTATGCTTTTACAGAGCAACTTGGTGCTGAACTTATCTATTCTGATGCAAACATTGATAAAAACTCTGATTTAAATGAAGGTGAAGACTTCAATAAGTTTGTTGCAAACATCACTTATAGTTTCTAATATTCACTAAAAAATTAATATAACACTAAAAAAGGGATTGAGATTTTCTCAGTCCCTTTTTTTATTTTAAATATTTTGATAATAACTATCAATATTAAACTAGATTTAAGATTTTCTCATGTATTATTTTAATAATGATTATCATTAAAGGAATGGGAAATGAAAACTACTTATGTTTTAAAAAATAAAGATGAACTAATAAAACCTACTGGGTGTACTTGTTAAAAAAGGGAAGAACAAATGAGTGTATTAATTATAGGCGGAGATAAGATTTCACATATATCAAATATGTTAGAAGATTTAGGTGCTAAAACAATCAAACATTGGGATGCAAGAAAAAAATCATCTGCTCCTAAGAAAAAAGTTCCTCAAGACACAGATTGTATCATAATGTTAACATCATTTTTAAATCACAATACAATGCTTAAGTATAAAAGTGAAGCAAAGAAAAAAAATATTCCTTTTATATGTGCAAAAAGAAGTGTAAATTGCGTATATGATGAGTATGTTAAAATCATGGGAATAAAAAATTGTGCTGATTGTTATGCAAATTGTGGATTTAAATAATGAGCAATACAAATAGATTTAGTTTTAATGAAAGCTTTTTAGGATTTATTGATAACTGTGAATTACTTCCAAAAGATTTTGACGAATTTACATCAACATTAAGACATAGGCAATTATTTTTAGCACTTTGTAATAATATGTTAGATACATCATGTAAATTCTCAAAATATGAACAAAAAAGATTAAGACAATTTTCTTTAAAAGAAGCTTTTCATCAAAAAATAAAATCTTTACTTCCAAATAAAATACCTTTTAATAAAAAACAAATTAAAAGATTTAATTTTTGTAAAGATTCAACTAAAATAATAAACTCTTATAAAATAAAGAAATCAATCTTGATTGTCACATCAAATAAAAAAATATTAGATGTAGCAAAATTGATATCTTTGTGTTATGTAAATAATAAAATGCAGTTTATTTTAGATAAAAACTTACTTTTTCATGAATTTGTTTTACATAAAATAAAAAAATTACATAAAGACAAAACAGTAAAAGATCATGGAGACTCAATTTCAATTACAGGTAAAGATGTAAATGCATTAAAGATTTATACTTCATGGAAAAACATACAAAAAAACAAACCTGATATAAAAGATGAACTAGAATATGCAATAAAAAGTATTAAAAAAGAAAACTATTCTCAAGTTTATTTAGTATATCCAAAAGCAAATGACTTTAAACGTCATATACCAGTTTATGTAGATGAGTTAAAAAATAAAGCGTATGTAATTAAAGCAATTCCATACTCGTTGAGATCAACAATTAGATAATATAAGGAGAATAACAAAATATGGCAACAGCACTATTTTTTGCAAGTAGCACAGGAAACACAGAAGAAGTAGCACAAAAAATCGCAGATAATTTAGGCAATATTGAAATGTTTAATATTTGTGATGAAGATATTCAAAAAATAAATAAATTTGATAAAATTATTTTAGGTACATCTACGTGGGGTGAAGGAGAGTTACAAGATGACTGGGATGAGATATGGGAAGATTTTTGTGAACTTGATTTAAGTGGTAAAACAGTAGCTTTATTTGGTCTTGGTGACCAAGATGGTTATGGTGATGAATTTTGTGATGCTTTAGGTATTATGTACGAACAAGTAAAAAAAGCAAATGCAAATATTATTGGTTTTACATCAACTCAAGATTATGATTTTGAATACTCAAAAGCTCAAATTGATGATGAGTTTGCAGGCTTAGTAATTGATGAAGATAATCAAGATGACCTAACAGATGAAAGAATCAAAACTTGGGTTGAAAAAATAAAAGCTGATATTTTATAATGTAGTCTTGAAAAATCAAGACTACTTAAAAAAATCAAACTTTTGATATCTTTACAGGTATTGCTTGTCTAGCATTTGAACCAACAACAAAATCACTTAATGTAGCTAATTTTCTAGACTTATCTAAAAGTCCAAGTTTATTAATATTTACACCACTTTTTCTTGCAATTCTAGCTTCAAAAGTTTTATCATTTATTTTTACTTCAACTGCACCTTCTGCATCTCTACCTAATCCATGTTCAATTCCTATGCATTCTGGATATATTCCATTTCTATATCTTAGCATTCCTGTTACAACTCCATCTTCAGATGATATCTTGACCATATCTCCATGTCTTAAAGAGTTCTTTTTTGCTGTTTTAGGATTCATATCAATATAAGTTGAAAACCTGATCTCTTGCATTTTTGTACTTGAGGCAGTACTTTGTGAAAGTACATTTGATTTATAACTAAAAGCAAGTATTGGGTATTTTTGTTTTGGATATACCTTATTTAAAAACTCACCATTATTTAATCTGGCTAGATAAAATCTTGGTGTTCCATGAAATCTTTCTCCTGTCATTGAGTGAAAAGAAGTTCCAACTGTTTGATTATAGATATTTATCATATTTTCATATTTATGAACTAATTTATTTTTTATATATCCATCTTCTTTATTTTCAAATCTTCCACCTCTTGCCATAATATATGCAGTTTTTCTCCAATTTTCACCACAAATATCTTTTAAAGTTTTTACGTATGGTTCTAAATTTGCTAAAGATATCTCTTTATCACTTATATTTGGAACACCACTTTTATCTAATGCAATATTTTCAAAAGCTCTAATATAAAAATCTTTTGCCGCATTTAAAGGGTATTTTTTTCCATCTTTTCCTAATATTGCATTTTTACCAAAACTAGGAAGATTTAATTTTTTTCCAAGTTCTATCATAAAACTATCCATACAAATGGGTTCTCCATTTTTAAAAGTAGCTTGTTTTGGTTTTATTGTAGGGAATCTTAATGTATTAATTTTTGTTTGATGACCTGCCCATGCACTTGTAATTCCCCATGTCTCATAAATAACTGAATCAGGTACAATATAATCTGCATATTGAGATGTTTCGTTTATAAAAGGATCAATTGCAATAATTAAGGGAATAGAAGTTTTTGGATTTTCTAAAAGTTTTTTAATATTTTGCATTCCGCTTTGTCCATAAATGAAGTTTGCATTCCAACTAATAAGTGCTTTTAATTTATATGGATAATCATTTGCACTATTTGCTACTATCTCTGATTCTAATGCATTCGTAAATGGATACCAAGTATCTTTTGCAGGATATGGGTTTTTACCTTGAGACAATTTTTGTTTATACTCAGCTGTTTTTTCATATGCAACTCTTGTTTTATCAATTCTATAGCCTTTTGGTTTTATTTTACCATCATATGAAATTAAATTATATTTTGAACCTTTGAAGTCTTTATATCTTCCTCCTCCAGCACTCATGCCACCTTTATAATTTAAGTTACCAATCATAGCACCTAACATCATGATTGCATATGTTGTGTAAAAGCCTGTAGTGTGCATTGTACCACCATGACAATCAACTGCAGCCTTTCTTCCATGAGAAGTGAATTCTCTTGCTGTTTGAATTATCTTATCTTTACTAATTCCACACTCATTTGAAAAAAACTCTAGATCATATTCAAATGCATTCTCTTTTAATAAAGTCATAGCACTTTTAACCTTATATGTTTTATTTTTGTATAAAACTATATCATCAACAAAAAGTTTTGCTTGTTTTACAATAGAAGCCTCTTTTAAAACTCCATCTTTTTCATCTATAACTAACTCTTTATTATCGATTTTTAAAACTTTAGAATTGTCATCTTTATCTTGAATAATTAAATGTGTAGCATTTGTAAAAGAAGCTTCTTTTAAACTAGTTTGAGCCTCTTTTGAAGGTATACTTAAATATTTTTCATTATAAAGATTCTCTTTAATTATTACTTGCAAAAGTCCCATTGCAAAAGCTAAATCACCTCCTGGAAGAATTGGAATCCATTCACTTTTGTCTCCAACTGCTATATTATCAGAGTTTGTAAGCATTGGCGCTATAGTAACACATTTTAAGTTTTCATTTACTCTTCCTTTTGTAAGTAGTTTTGCTTGTCTTTTAAAAGGATTTCCTGCTTGTCCAGGTGCTGTTCCAAAAGTTAATAAATACTCACAATACTCAAAATCTGGTTTTAAATGTGGATATTTTTTAAAATCACCTAAGTATGCAGCTTCTCCTGAACGCATCGATAAACCACAAATCGAAGTATGTCCTTGGTAATTAACTGTTCCAAAAGCATTTCTAAATCTATGTACCATAAAGGCTTTTCTTCCTTCAT
The window above is part of the Malaciobacter marinus genome. Proteins encoded here:
- a CDS encoding molybdopterin-dependent oxidoreductase — encoded protein: MNKNRRNFLLGTSAVATTAAVAGYKDTLKTAVTMSRNGKAVDDPIYTNSLLTEGKVTNKFIKNDNFSIRTSVCNGCTTHCGVRVKVDNKKEEVVKVTGNPYSPLSSDPWLDFNTPLSESFKVLSKDSKLSSLYRSTACARGNVVFDKINDKLRVLKPLKRVGKRGENKWIEIEIEQLLEEVTKGGNLFGEGEVEGLSSIRDLKTPLKQSNPEMGPKANQLCILGTGDEGRKAFMVHRFRNAFGTVNYQGHTSICGLSMRSGEAAYLGDFKKYPHLKPDFEYCEYLLTFGTAPGQAGNPFKRQAKLLTKGRVNENLKCVTIAPMLTNSDNIAVGDKSEWIPILPGGDLAFAMGLLQVIIKENLYNEKYLSIPSKEAQTSLKEASFTNATHLIIQDKDDNSKVLKIDNKELVIDEKDGVLKEASIVKQAKLFVDDIVLYKNKTYKVKSAMTLLKENAFEYDLEFFSNECGISKDKIIQTAREFTSHGRKAAVDCHGGTMHTTGFYTTYAIMMLGAMIGNLNYKGGMSAGGGRYKDFKGSKYNLISYDGKIKPKGYRIDKTRVAYEKTAEYKQKLSQGKNPYPAKDTWYPFTNALESEIVANSANDYPYKLKALISWNANFIYGQSGMQNIKKLLENPKTSIPLIIAIDPFINETSQYADYIVPDSVIYETWGITSAWAGHQTKINTLRFPTIKPKQATFKNGEPICMDSFMIELGKKLNLPSFGKNAILGKDGKKYPLNAAKDFYIRAFENIALDKSGVPNISDKEISLANLEPYVKTLKDICGENWRKTAYIMARGGRFENKEDGYIKNKLVHKYENMINIYNQTVGTSFHSMTGERFHGTPRFYLARLNNGEFLNKVYPKQKYPILAFSYKSNVLSQSTASSTKMQEIRFSTYIDMNPKTAKKNSLRHGDMVKISSEDGVVTGMLRYRNGIYPECIGIEHGLGRDAEGAVEVKINDKTFEARIARKSGVNINKLGLLDKSRKLATLSDFVVGSNARQAIPVKISKV